The region CTGCTCGGGTTGCGGCTCATCGAGCAGGCCGACGACGGTCCGGTGCCGCCCGAGCCGGCCTACTCCATCGCGGTCGGGGCCACTGCCGACGGCTGCGAGCTGCCGACCCCGGCCGAGGCGTTTCCGGTGCTGCGCTGGGTTCCGTGGGTCGATCCGGCGACCGCGCCGGAGAAATCCGCCGGGGCGGACGAGAAGCGGTCCCCGTTCTACCTGACGCTGCTGCACGATCCGCAGGTGCTGGCGGAGCGGACCGCGCTCTACAACGCGATCATGACCGGCACCGGCGCACTGGACCGCGCCGACCGCGAGCTCGCCGCGCTCGCCACGTCGCTGATCACCGGCTGCGAGTACTGCGCCGGTGTGCACGGCCGCCGCCAGGTCCAGTTGTCGAAGGACCAGGTCACCTCGGTGGCACTGGCGAAGGCCGGCCCGGCCGCTGTGGCGGATCCGCGCCAACGCGCGATCGTCGATGCCGCCGGCGCCCTCGCGCCCACCCCGGCGGCTTTGGCCGACACCGACATCCGGCGCCTACGCGCGGTCGGGCTCAGCCTTGACGACATCCGCGACCTCGTCGCGGTCTCGGCGATGTTCGCCTGGGCCAACAGGCTGATGCTGACCCTCGGCAACCCCGCCGCCTGATCCCGGCACTTGCGCTGCCCTTCAAGCGCCAGGGAAACGGAGGCGCTTCAGTTCTCTTGCGCGACGGGCGGATCGTAGATACGCAGCGGGGGTGGCGCAGCGGCGAAGCCCTGGACCTCGACTCGGGTCAGTTGGCCCGTGCAGCCCTGGGCCAGGCGGGAGGTTCCGATGTCCCGGGTCACGGCGTTCGGGTTGCCGTGGATGCACGTGGCGACGTCCGGGGCGCTGGGGTCGAACCAGGCACCGGTCGCGAGCTGGACCACCCCGGGGCGGACCGAGTCGCTGATCACGACCGCTGCGAGGGCACTCCCCGTCGCGCTGACGACCCGCACGACGTCGCCTGCGGACAATGCTCGGTAGGCCGCGTCAGTGGGGTGCATGCGCAGCGGTTCTCGGCCGTGGATCTTGGACTCGGCGCTGGTCGCGCCGTGGTCGAGTTGGCTGTGCAGGCGAGTCGCCGGGTTGTTCGCGACCAGGAACAGCGGGAAATCCCCGGCACCGGGCGGAACCTGCAGTTCTTCCGGGACCAGCCAGATCGGGTGCCCGGGGCAGTCGGCGTAACCGAAGGAGCCGATCCGCCGCGAGAACAGCTCGATGCGCCCGCTCGGCGTCGGCAGCGGGTTACCGGCCGGGTCGGCACGGAACCGGTCATAGAGCACCTGGTCGTCTGAGTCGCCGGACAGTTCGAGCCGGCCGATCTCCCAGAACCGCCGGAAATCCGGTCCTGCCGCGGACGCCTGCCGCCACTGCTCGTAGAGGTGCGCCAGCCAGGCCCACTCGTCGCGGCCCTCGGTGAATTCCGCGGCCACCCCGAGCTTTTCGGCCAGAGCGGTAAAGATCTCGAAATCCGACCGCGCTTGCCCGAGCGGCGGCGTGACCTGCCGCATGGCGATCAGCGCACGGTCTTCCTTGGCGCAGCCCAGGTCGTTGCGCTCCAACGTGGTGGTGGTCGGGAACACGATGTCGGCGTGCCGGGCCGTCGCCGTCCAGAACGGTTCGTGCACGAGGACCGTCTCCGGGCGGCGGAACGCCTCGGTCAACCGCGCCAGGTCTTGGTGGTGGTGGAACGGATTCCCGCCGGCCCAGTAGACCAGCCGGATGTCCGGGTACCGGCGACGCTCGCCGTTGTAGTCGTACTCTTGCCCCGGGTTCAGCAGCATGTCCGCGATCCGCGCGACCGGGATGTATTCGCGAACCCGGTTCTCGCCCTGCGGCAACGTCGGCAGCGGGTACGGCAGCGGGCGCATCCCGATGCCGGCCATCGCACCGTAGCCGTGGCCGAATCCGCCGCCGGGCAGGCCGATCTGGCCGAGCACGCACGCCAGCGCGATGCCGGCCCACAACGGCTGTTCACCGTAGCGGGCGCGCTGCAACGACCAGCTCAGCGTCACCATCGTGCGCCGCGTCGCCATGGATTCGGCGAGCCCGACGATGACGGCCGCGTCGATGCCGCAGACCGACTCCGCCCACTGTGGACTCTTCACGATGCCATCCGCCGCGCCGGACAGGTATTTCCAGAACTCATCGAACCCCACGCAGTGCGTGCGGAGGAACTCCTCGGCGTGCCAACCGCGTTCGATCAGCACATGGCTCAGCGCCAGCATCAGCGCGGTGTCGGTGCCCGGCACCGGTGCCAGCCACCTGGCGCCGAGCTCCGGCGCGAGGTCGTCGCGCAGCGGGCTGATCAGCGTGAACCAGGCGCCGCGCGCCCGCGCCCGACGTAGGTGCCCGGCCACCGCGTGCCTGCTGACCCCACCCGCGTTGACCTGCGAATTCTTCGCTGGGATGCCGCCGAAGCAGACGAAGTGCTCGGTGTGCTTGGCCAGCACCGGCCACGCCGTCGGGCGCACGATCGGGTCGTCGTTGCCGACGACGTGCTGCAACAGCGGCCGGGACGCGCCCAGGCTGTAGGTGTTGACCGAGCGGGTGTAGCCGCCGATGACGTTGAGGAACCGGTGGATCTGGCTCTGCGCGTGGTGGAAGCGGCCCGCGCTGCCCCAGCCGTAGGAGCCGCCGTAGATCGCCTCGTTGCCGTAGGTGCCGCGGACCCGATCCAGCTCGCTTGCCGCCAGCTCGATCGCCGCTGGCCAGCTGACCGGCACGTATTCATCGCCGCCGCGCTCGGACTGGCCGTCCAACCAACCCTTCCGCACGTGCGGCGCGAGCACGCGCACGCGTTCGTCTAGCGACGCGGGAATGTTGCGCAGCAGCGGAGCCGGGTCCGGGTCGTCCGAGTCGGCGACCACGTCCAGGCCGTCCGGCGTGCGAGCCGCGGTGAACAGGCCCCAGTGCGAGCTGTGCTGCTGGTACACGATCACCCCACAGTTCGAGATCGGGCGCGGCGGCGAGCAGCGCGCGAGTGTACTCGCTTTGCGGGTTGCCCAGCACTTCCTCGCTGTCCCCGACCTCCACCACGTACCCGCCGTTGAGCACCGCTACCCGCGAGCGCATGTGCCGGACCAGCACACCGAAATCAGATCGTTCGACCACCGACAGCCCGCAGGGCCCGGCCCCCGCGACGACCACACACGCGACCGGGCGGGCGGGCGTGCGGGCGTTCATGGACGGACTCCTGGTGGTCGGCGGCTCGAATGACTCGACAAGCTGCCCTCGGTGGGCGGGCATGTCAACCGCTGGCGGACGCCGGTCCGCCCCCGACGACATTGCGGCCAAGATACCTGCTGCAACAACTTTCTCGACGGTCATCCCACGATGCGGTCAATGTGAGCCACCAGGTGCTAACCTGTTGCAACAGGTTAAGGCTTGTGGCTCAGTGTGCGCGATGTTGCCGGGCACCGCAGGTCATCGAATGACGAACGGAACGGGAGCGCACCTATGGCTGAACCGGCCGGCTATCTGCGGGTCGCCGACGATCTCCGCGACCGGATCGTGTCGGGCGATCTGGCGCCCGGCGACCGGCTGCCGTCCCGCGCCGAGATCAGCCGCACCTACCGGGTCGGCCAGAACGTCGCGATCTCGGCGGTGCAGGTCCTGATGGCCGAAGGGCTGGTCGAAGGCCGAACCGGCAGCGGCGTCTACGTCCGCCAAACCACGGGCCACCTGCGCGTCCAGCGTTCGTCGCTGAGCGGTCACGTCCACGGATCGCCGTTCGTCGCGACCCGCACCGGCGAGCTCATCGCCGGGCAGCGCGAATCGGTGTCGAGCACGATGCCCGCCCCGGCCCGCATCGCGGCGCGGCTCAGGATCGAAGTCGGGGAGGCGACGATGCGCAGCGAGTACGAGTTCACGGCTGGCGGGGAGCGCACGATGCTGTCGACCAGCTGGGAGCCGCTCGCGATCACCGGCGGCACCCCGGTAGCGCTGCCGAATGCGGGCCCGGGGGCGGGGGAAGGTGTGGTCGAGCGGATGGCCTACATCGGCGTGATCGTGGACCGGACGGTGGAAGCGGTCTCGGCCCGAACGGCGTCGGCGGACGAAGCCCTCCGCCTGAACGTCCCGAAAGGCAGCATCGTCCAGGTCCTGGAGCGCACCTACTACGCGGCCGACCGCCCGGTGGAAACGGCGGACATCGTGGTGGCTGCGTCCCGCTACCAGATCGAGTACGAAATCCCGGTGTATCCCCGGCACCCGGCGCGTTGACAGCGTCATCCCCCATCGCGGATTTCCCGTCACAGCCGTGAAATCGCCCGACACCGGGGTGTCGCGCTTCGCGCGGCGGGGTAGTCGGAGCTTGCGGATCTGGAGGAGGCTCACATGGTTCAAGTCTCAACCGAGCCGGTGATCGTCAAGACCCCCAAGGGAGCCCTGGACGGAGATCTCGTTGTGCCACCGCCAGCCCAGGCGGTGGTGCTGTTCGCACACGGATCCGGGAGTTCCCGGCACAGCCCCCGCAACCGCGCGGTTGCCGAGTCGTTGCAGAGCGCTGGGTTCGGCACCCTGCTGCTGGACCTGCTCACCCCGGAAGAGGCGAAGTTCGACCAGCGGACCCACGAACTGCGCTTCGACATCGAACTGCTCGCCGGGCGGCTGGTGCCCGCGATCGACGAACTCAACGCGTGGTCCACCAGCACTGGCATGCCGGTCGGGCTGTTCGGCGCCAGCACCGGCGCCGCCGCGGCGCTGAAGGCCGCCGCTCGGCGACCGGAACGCGTTGGTGCCGTGGTGTCGCGCGGCGGGCGCCCCGACCTCGGCGGCGAAGCACTGGCTTCGGTGCACGCTCCGACGCTGCTGATCGTCGGCGGCCACGACCGCGAGGTGCTCAACCTCAACCGGCAGGCCGCCGAGCTGCTCACTTCGCTGCCGCTGGCCGACGTCAAAATCGAAATCGTGCCGCACGCCGGTCACCTCTTCGAAGAGTCCGGCGCGCTGGAGCGGGTCGCGGAGCTCGCCGCGGACTGGTTCCGCACCTACCTCGGGGCTGGGGTCGAGCGCTGGACCGGACCGGACGGAGGGCACTGGAAACCGCCGTCACCTCGCCGGCGACCACCGCCCACGTAGTCCTGCACAGCCGAATAACTGGGAATGCCCGTCGGCAAGTCCGCACCGGCGCGGATGCCGCATGCGGTTGTCACCGCGGCGTGCAGCGCGGCGCGGTACAGCAGCGAGCCCATGCTGATGCGTTGAACGCCTAGGGCCGCCAAGTGCTCGACGCGGTGGCCTGGCTGGAAGAGGATGTTGAGCGGCACGGTGAGCGCGTCCCGCAGCGCACGAATGTCGCTCTGGTCAGCCATGCCCGGCACGAAGATGCCGTCCGCGCCGGCCGAGACGTAGCGCTCGGCGCGGCTGATCGTGTCGGCAAGGGATGGCGCTGTGCTCAGCCAGTAGGTGTCGGTGCGCGCGTTGAGGAAGAGCTCTGGCGTCCGCTCCTTCACCGCGCCGATCAGCTCCGCATGGCGCGCGGGGTCGCCGAGCTCGTCCTCCAGGTTGATTCCCGCGATGCCCAGCTCGGCCAGTTCGGCGGCCAGCTCCGCGACTTCGCCGGGACCGCCGCCGAAACCCGCCTCCACGTCCACGGTGACCGGGCGGGGCAAATCGGCCAATCGGCGGGCGAGCTCGATCGTTGCCTCGCGCGTGCAGCCCGCGGCATCGGGCAGCCCGTGGGCCGCCGCCACGCCGAGGCTCGTCGTGCCGATGGCCTCGAACCCGGCCTCGACCAGTGCGGCGGCGGAGGCGAAGTCCCAGGCGTTCGGCAGCAGCAACGGGGAATCCGCGTGGTGCAGCGCATGAAATTCTCGCGACATGCGTGCACCTTAAGTCCGGGGCGGTTCGGTATCCACCGAAGCGTGGTCGTCGGAGAATGGCCGGCATGACGATGGCACGCGACGTCGCCCGGCTCGCTGGACTGCTCGCCGACCCGACCCGTGCCGCGTTCTGCTTGGCGATGCTCGATGGCCGGGCCTGGACCGTGACCGAGTTGGCCGCGCAAGCCGGGGTCGCCGCCCCGACGGCCAGCGAGCACCTGAACCGGCTGGTCGCGGGCGGGTTGCTGGTGGAACGCAAGCAGGGCCGACACCGGTACGTGCAGCTCGCGAACTCGCAGGCGGCGGACCTGCTGGAGGCGTTCATCGGCCACCTGGGGCCGAGCCGGGAGCCGCCGCGCGGCCTGCGCGCCGTCAGCGCGTCGGCCGCTCTGGCCCGGGGGCGCACCTGCTACGACCACCTCGCCGGGCGGCTCGGAGTCGCGATCGCCGACGGCATGACCGCCGAGGGCCTGCTCAACCAGGCCGAAGGGTTCGCGATCACCGAGGCAGGCATCGACTGGCTCACCGGCACTCTCGGCATCGCCGCCGCCGATCTCCGCGTCACCCGGCGCCCGCTGGCCCGCGCCTGCCTGGACTGGACCGAACGACGCTCGCACCTCGCCGGCACTTCCGGCGCCCACCTACTGCGCCGTTTCCTCGAAAACGGCTGGATCAAGCGCATCGGCACCGACCGCGCGGTCCGCCTCACCCCGGCCGGCACCACGGCGCTGCGCGACCTGCTCGCCATCGATGCGACCGCTCACGATCTGGTGTGATGCGGCTGCGGTGCGCCAAAGGGGGATCAGCGGGGCATGCGGCGCCAGATCGCCTGCGGCAGCAAGCGCATCATCGCGAAGACCCAGCGCAGGATCGGCGGCACCCACACCACGCGACGCCCGCGCCGCAGGGCTTTGACCGTCGCATCCGCTACCTGGTCGGGCGTGCTGGACCACGGAGCCGGACGCATCCCCCGGGTCATCCGCCCGATGACGAACCCGGGCCGCACGATCAACAACTGCGCGCCGCTGCCGACCAAGGCGTCGGAAAGACCGTTGGCGAACCCATCGAGCCCGGCCTTCGCCGACCCGTAGACGTAGTTCGTCCGCCGCACCCGCACGCCCGCGACCGACGAGAACACGACGATCTGACCGCTGCCCTGCTCCCGCAGCAGGTTCGCCAGGTGTGTCAACACGCTGATGTGCGCGACGTAATCGGTGTGCACGATGTCGATCGCGTGCGCGGCGTCCCGCTCGGCCCGTTCCTGGTCGCCGAGCACGCCAAAGGCGGTGACCGCCACGTCGACCGGGCCGTGCCGGTCGACCACCCGGGCAAGCAGTTCGGCGTGACTACCGACGTCCGAAGCGTCGAACTCCACGCGGACGACCTCGGCGGCACCGGCCTCGCGGAGCGCGGCCTCCTCGGCGTCGAGATCCGCCGAACGCCGCGCCGCCAGGACAACGGTGCGGTGCCCGCGTTCGACCAGGCGCTCCGCCACCGCCACGCCGATCTCGCTGCGGCCCCCGAGGACCAATACCGCTCCGCTCATCGCCGCAAGTCTGCCACCGGCCGTCGCACACCCCGATTCCGGCTCGCCCTACCTCGGCCTATGGGCCTGCCTCGCGCAGTTAGAGCCCGGCCAGAAGTTGTCCACAAAGGACGCAGAGACGGTGGCCGCGAAGACCACCGGTTGCTGCGTGACAGCGGTTTACCTGGCGTGCTGCCCGGAATACCCTGCTCGTGATCGTTTCTACCCCGGACCGAGCGGATCCTTCCCATGGCAAGTGCTGACAGCCCGCAGATCGACACCACCAAACCCAGCATCGCGCGGGTGTACGACGCATTCGTCGGCGGCAAGGACAACTTCGAGGTGGATCGCGAGGTCCTGCACCAGATCCTGAAGATCGCCCCGGAGGCGGTGCAGGTCGGCAGGCAGTGCCGGGGATGGCTGATCCGCGTGGTCCGCTTCCTGGCCGGGCAGGCGGGCATCTCGCAGTTCCTCGACCTGGGTTCCGGGCTGCCCACCGCGGAGAACACGCACCAGGCGGCGCAGCGGATCAACGCCGAGGCCCGGGTCGTCTACGTCGACAACGACCCGTCGGTAGCGGCGCACGGCCGCGCGCTGCTGGAGGAGAACGAGAACACCCACTTCGTGGTCGCGGACCTGCGCAATCCGGCGGAGATCCTGACGAACC is a window of Saccharopolyspora phatthalungensis DNA encoding:
- a CDS encoding SAM-dependent methyltransferase, which codes for MASADSPQIDTTKPSIARVYDAFVGGKDNFEVDREVLHQILKIAPEAVQVGRQCRGWLIRVVRFLAGQAGISQFLDLGSGLPTAENTHQAAQRINAEARVVYVDNDPSVAAHGRALLEENENTHFVVADLRNPAEILTNPVVTKYLDLSQPVALIQCNTLHHVPNDEDPLGIMSTYVDALAAGSYLAISHLHNPDDGSSRARLAVESQARFNAMMGSCYYRKRDEIQALFQGLEMVEPGLTYLFDWWPDGPRLAEPSDGEYNLLGGVARKP
- a CDS encoding decaprenylphospho-beta-D-erythro-pentofuranosid-2-ulose 2-reductase, coding for MSGAVLVLGGRSEIGVAVAERLVERGHRTVVLAARRSADLDAEEAALREAGAAEVVRVEFDASDVGSHAELLARVVDRHGPVDVAVTAFGVLGDQERAERDAAHAIDIVHTDYVAHISVLTHLANLLREQGSGQIVVFSSVAGVRVRRTNYVYGSAKAGLDGFANGLSDALVGSGAQLLIVRPGFVIGRMTRGMRPAPWSSTPDQVADATVKALRRGRRVVWVPPILRWVFAMMRLLPQAIWRRMPR
- a CDS encoding ArsR/SmtB family transcription factor → MTMARDVARLAGLLADPTRAAFCLAMLDGRAWTVTELAAQAGVAAPTASEHLNRLVAGGLLVERKQGRHRYVQLANSQAADLLEAFIGHLGPSREPPRGLRAVSASAALARGRTCYDHLAGRLGVAIADGMTAEGLLNQAEGFAITEAGIDWLTGTLGIAAADLRVTRRPLARACLDWTERRSHLAGTSGAHLLRRFLENGWIKRIGTDRAVRLTPAGTTALRDLLAIDATAHDLV
- a CDS encoding molybdopterin-dependent oxidoreductase translates to MIVYQQHSSHWGLFTAARTPDGLDVVADSDDPDPAPLLRNIPASLDERVRVLAPHVRKGWLDGQSERGGDEYVPVSWPAAIELAASELDRVRGTYGNEAIYGGSYGWGSAGRFHHAQSQIHRFLNVIGGYTRSVNTYSLGASRPLLQHVVGNDDPIVRPTAWPVLAKHTEHFVCFGGIPAKNSQVNAGGVSRHAVAGHLRRARARGAWFTLISPLRDDLAPELGARWLAPVPGTDTALMLALSHVLIERGWHAEEFLRTHCVGFDEFWKYLSGAADGIVKSPQWAESVCGIDAAVIVGLAESMATRRTMVTLSWSLQRARYGEQPLWAGIALACVLGQIGLPGGGFGHGYGAMAGIGMRPLPYPLPTLPQGENRVREYIPVARIADMLLNPGQEYDYNGERRRYPDIRLVYWAGGNPFHHHQDLARLTEAFRRPETVLVHEPFWTATARHADIVFPTTTTLERNDLGCAKEDRALIAMRQVTPPLGQARSDFEIFTALAEKLGVAAEFTEGRDEWAWLAHLYEQWRQASAAGPDFRRFWEIGRLELSGDSDDQVLYDRFRADPAGNPLPTPSGRIELFSRRIGSFGYADCPGHPIWLVPEELQVPPGAGDFPLFLVANNPATRLHSQLDHGATSAESKIHGREPLRMHPTDAAYRALSAGDVVRVVSATGSALAAVVISDSVRPGVVQLATGAWFDPSAPDVATCIHGNPNAVTRDIGTSRLAQGCTGQLTRVEVQGFAAAPPPLRIYDPPVAQEN
- a CDS encoding isocitrate lyase/PEP mutase family protein, which translates into the protein MSREFHALHHADSPLLLPNAWDFASAAALVEAGFEAIGTTSLGVAAAHGLPDAAGCTREATIELARRLADLPRPVTVDVEAGFGGGPGEVAELAAELAELGIAGINLEDELGDPARHAELIGAVKERTPELFLNARTDTYWLSTAPSLADTISRAERYVSAGADGIFVPGMADQSDIRALRDALTVPLNILFQPGHRVEHLAALGVQRISMGSLLYRAALHAAVTTACGIRAGADLPTGIPSYSAVQDYVGGGRRRGDGGFQCPPSGPVQRSTPAPR
- a CDS encoding dienelactone hydrolase family protein, whose product is MVQVSTEPVIVKTPKGALDGDLVVPPPAQAVVLFAHGSGSSRHSPRNRAVAESLQSAGFGTLLLDLLTPEEAKFDQRTHELRFDIELLAGRLVPAIDELNAWSTSTGMPVGLFGASTGAAAALKAAARRPERVGAVVSRGGRPDLGGEALASVHAPTLLIVGGHDREVLNLNRQAAELLTSLPLADVKIEIVPHAGHLFEESGALERVAELAADWFRTYLGAGVERWTGPDGGHWKPPSPRRRPPPT
- a CDS encoding GntR family transcriptional regulator encodes the protein MAEPAGYLRVADDLRDRIVSGDLAPGDRLPSRAEISRTYRVGQNVAISAVQVLMAEGLVEGRTGSGVYVRQTTGHLRVQRSSLSGHVHGSPFVATRTGELIAGQRESVSSTMPAPARIAARLRIEVGEATMRSEYEFTAGGERTMLSTSWEPLAITGGTPVALPNAGPGAGEGVVERMAYIGVIVDRTVEAVSARTASADEALRLNVPKGSIVQVLERTYYAADRPVETADIVVAASRYQIEYEIPVYPRHPAR
- a CDS encoding peroxidase-related enzyme (This protein belongs to a clade of uncharacterized proteins related to peroxidases such as the alkylhydroperoxidase AhpD.); translation: MSRTQEALAVLRPDVREFTASVDAAVLRPADESVLSRADRARIALRVALVNEHAEYADELAEQLDSLAGEGAADVIRDVERWSELSESLQALLAHCEQVALDPVDAGFDEIAALRAHGFSSAEVVAASQVVAYVSYRVRLLLGLRLIEQADDGPVPPEPAYSIAVGATADGCELPTPAEAFPVLRWVPWVDPATAPEKSAGADEKRSPFYLTLLHDPQVLAERTALYNAIMTGTGALDRADRELAALATSLITGCEYCAGVHGRRQVQLSKDQVTSVALAKAGPAAVADPRQRAIVDAAGALAPTPAALADTDIRRLRAVGLSLDDIRDLVAVSAMFAWANRLMLTLGNPAA